Proteins co-encoded in one Plasmodium berghei ANKA genome assembly, chromosome: 11 genomic window:
- a CDS encoding bifunctional methylenetetrahydrofolate dehydrogenase/cyclohydrolase, putative, whose product MKPELLIGLPISEKIDQLILKKIENYKKENLENGIELEVKKNLYVIYSKNVVAYSYLYILLKKSIYLKLDINFILVKIDKKYSQEKLINLIKKINKKKGDNTSILILSPLSFHINKFYVSKFISEKKDIDASNNNAIFKVLNIKKSLLQFFGLDTNFINNDKKNINFVNIYTYIPHCKKRDNIYDTYTNETLNKENIFDVRSFDNECIYPQRFISITHIPNFIYLVQLFFLIFQSLLFIYYMLIIINKKYTLIYCIQNILTNNCEYIYKKDKVEEYNGNIKKTIVKSRNYYRDNSSSLDINKPLKNISINMNTEIYNYLNEFTKFNIPCCVHSIILFIKYYNIKIENKKILILNNNINIFLTLFYFFYKIGISTTVYDAVNGYTICRYNKDAKKKRKIYFFMKIDKKKKKKKLYVHDDHDFKNKIRKFINNYIYNINKHIQSNKKYVIIKNNLKKNIIKNSDIIIIGIGYFNVLKKKHIKKNAIILDLGINLISTSRIKKKKKKKLCTNQVENKIQEINESTIPIEPSCLCERTCFSIKYRNKRVYEQKKVQNKRKCRNVNRMSFQKTDICKDSCSYQNEYIKKKFKNKYNQILLKNDQLKLEFANKLSKFFKNYEIFGDVDLNCRKNSSHISAVPGGIGPITTSMLFYNLYLKKSHKNLITTSVKENNI is encoded by the coding sequence ATGAAGCCTGAGTTGCTTATTGGGCTTCCAATATCAGAAAAAATTGATCAacttattttaaaaaaaattgaaaattataaaaaggaaaatttagaaaatggTATAGAGCTTGAggtaaagaaaaatttgtatgttatatattcaaaaaatgtgGTAGCATattcttatttatatatattattaaaaaaaagtatatacttaaaattggatataaattttatactAGTAAAAATAGATAAGAAATACTCtcaagaaaaattaattaatttaataaaaaaaattaataaaaaaaaaggagaTAATACATCAATTCTAATTTTATCACCTTTAAGTTTTCATATAAACAAGTTTTATGTGTCAAAATTTATTAgcgaaaaaaaagatattgATGCTTCGAATAATAATGCAATATTTAAAGTATTAAACATTAAGAAATCattattacaattttttggATTAGacacaaattttataaataacgataaaaaaaatataaattttgttaatatatatacttatattcCTCATTGTAAAAAGAGAGACAACATTTATGATACATATACAAATGAAActttaaataaagaaaacaTATTTGATGTTAGGAGTTTTGACAATGAATGTATATATCCACAACGCTTTATATCAATAACACATATTCcgaattttatatatttggtacaattattttttttgatttttcaGTCACTATTATTTATCTATTACATGCtcattataataaataaaaaatatactttgatatattgtatacaaaatatattgacaAATAAttgtgaatatatatataaaaaagataaagtagaagaatataatggaaatattaaaaagacAATCGTTAAATCAAGAAATTATTATAGAGATAATTCCAGTAGTTTGGATATTAACAAAcctttgaaaaatatatccataaatatgaatacaGAAATTTATAACtatttaaatgaatttaCTAAGTTTAATATACCTTGTTGTGTTCAttccattattttatttattaaatattacaatattaagatagaaaataaaaaaatattaattcttaataataatataaatatatttttaacattattttattttttttataaaattgggATTTCTACAACAGTTTATGATGCAGTCAATGGATATACTATTTGTAGATATAACAAAGacgcaaaaaaaaaaagaaaaatttatttttttatgaaaatagacaaaaaaaaaaagaaaaaaaaattatatgtcCATGATGATCatgattttaaaaataaaattcgaaaatttataaataattatatatataatataaataagcatatacagagtaacaaaaaatatgttatcatcaaaaataatttgaaaaaaaatattatcaaaaattccgatattataataattggtattggatattttaatgttttaaagaaaaaacatattaaaaaaaatgccaTAATTTTAGATCTAGGTATCAATTTAATATCTACAAGCcgtataaaaaaaaaaaaaaaaaaaaaattatgtactAACCAAGTTGAAAATAAGATAcaagaaataaatgaaagtACAATTCCGATTGAACCATCTTGTTTATGTGAACGAACATGTTTTAGTATcaaatatagaaataaaagagTATACGAACAAAAGAAAgttcaaaataaaagaaaatgtagAAATGTAAATAGAATGTCTTTTCAAAAGACTGATATTTGTAAAGATAGCTGTAGTTATCAAAATGagtatataaagaaaaaatttaaaaataaatataatcaaatattattaaaaaatgatcaATTAAAACTTGAATTTGCTAATAAACTATcgaaattttttaaaaattatgaaatatttgGAGATGTAGATTTAAATTGCAGAAAAAATTCTTCACATATTTCGGCCGTCCCTGGTGGAATTGGCCCCATTACAACCTCtatgttattttataatttatatttaaaaaaaagtcataaaaatttaataacaaCTAGtgtaaaagaaaataacatttaa
- a CDS encoding TPH domain-containing protein, putative, whose amino-acid sequence MVLSNNSLSKLKKKKKKKKENELISNDLEKIEQKWMTSEENQKKGNDTSTEREELLKFIQNQDEFKNIKKDHPIETKEIIKKKNPRFIKNDKDLLKELKKQTEEKKIQQRKIDEESSKREEIETAYLSEIEKKQKEEEEKSILKNKESALIIRNQIQENFIRRQKEEQMKIIEGKLMQKQFEKNKMDDLEKKKEKLESQRVIQNYILENNKKNIELAKELKKEEKRKDAEYVKYLEEIENRKKEYDEQLKKEKEEREMGIHAIRMKQKKNVELQAHFDEIQAIKWLKETKKKDEQKRIIEEDDKKKKMNELKEARLIAMDEKKKKQIEQLEIGKKEAEKLKELSELNEKEKKEEEEKRKLKKKCYYDSLTELVNLKNKNNKKL is encoded by the exons ATGGTTTTAAGTAATAATAGTTTGTcaaagttaaaaaaaaaaaaaaaaaaaaaaaaggaaaatgaattaataaGTAATGATTTGGAGAAAATTGAACAA AAATGGATGACTAGCGaagaaaatcaaaaaaaaggaaatgaTACATCAACAGAAAGAGAa GaacttttaaaatttatacaaaatcaagatgaatttaaaaatataaaaaaagatcATCCTATAGAAACcaaa gaaataataaaaaaaaaaaatccacgatttataaaaaatgataaagatttattaaaagagctgaaaaaacaaacagAAGAGAAAAA GATACAACAAAGAAAAATTGATGAAGAATCATCAAAAAGAGAAGAAATTGAAACAGCTTATTTGTcagaaatagaaaaaaaacaaaaagaagaagaagaaaaaagtattttaaaaaacaaagaaaGTGCCTTGATAATAAGAAATCAAATACAGgaaaatttt ATAAGAAGGCAAAAAGAAGAgcaaatgaaaattatcGAAGGAAAGCTAATGCAGAAACagtttgaaaaaaataaaatggatgatcttgaaaaaaaaaaagaaaagttAGAAAGCCAAAGGGTTATACAAAATTACATTTTAGAGaacaacaaaaaaaatattgaac TTGCAAAAGaactaaaaaaagaagaaaagaGAAAAGACGCCGa gtatgtaaaatatttggaagaaatagaaaataggaaaaaagaatatgacgaacaattgaaaaaagaaaaagaagaaagaGAAATGGGAATTCATGCAATTAGaatgaaacaaaaaaaaaatgtagaaCTACAAGCCCATTTTGATGAAATACAAGCAATAaa GTGGTTAAaggaaacaaaaaaaaaagatgagCAAAAAAGAATAATCGAAGAAGAtgataaaaagaaaaaaatgaatgaattaaaagaaGCCAGACTTATTGCAATg gatgaaaaaaaaaagaaacaaatTGAACAATTAGAAATCGGAAAAAAAGAAGCGGAAAAATTAAAGGAACTCAGTGAACTCAAT gaaaaagaaaaaaaagaagaggaagaaaaaagaaaattaaaaaaaaaatgttattatgACAGTTTAACAGAATTAGTTAATTTGaagaataaaaacaataaaaaattataa